The Lycium barbarum isolate Lr01 chromosome 12, ASM1917538v2, whole genome shotgun sequence genome includes a region encoding these proteins:
- the LOC132624867 gene encoding serine/threonine-protein phosphatase 7 isoform X1 translates to MLSASEPPATAATPPPQSSEDDFFSSASLASTSATSSPSTSPPQPHPQIPVTWPDDGTLTLTWVNNLMLAFDWSSKNLSPEELPSVLPVPVFDKLVLTGSKILHKEPNCVCIDSGLGLGSDSKVVVVGDVHGQLHDVLFLLRDAGFPSDDRFFVFNGDYVDRGAWGLETFLLLLAWKVLMPNRVFLLRGNHESKYCTSVYGFEKEVLAKYADSGKHVYRKCLGCFEGLPLASIIGGNVYTAHGGIFRTVAVTPAKRAKGKKNRKIVLNPDVSALSLGSMEELLKARRSVLDPPWEGTNLIPGDVLWSDPSMKKGLSPNKERGIGLLWGPDCTEDFLKKLNLKLIIRSHEGPDAREKRPGLEGMDQGYTIDHDVASGKLITVFSAPDYPQFQATEDRYRNKGAYIILEPPNFDIPVFRSFEAVTPRPKANPFYDFEDCIDSDEELDLASMATS, encoded by the exons ATGCTATCAGCATCAGAACCACCGGCAACGGCCGCCACTCCACCGCCGCAATCCTCCGAAGACGACTTTTTCTCATCAGCATCGTTAGCATCAACGTCTGCCACGTCATCACCGTCCACGTCACCACCACAACCTCATCCCCAGATCCCAGTTACATGGCCTGATGACGGAACCCTAACCCTAACTTGGGTTAACAATCTAATGCTAGCATTTGATTGGTCATCTAAGAATCTATCTCCTGAAGAACTTCCATCTGTGTTGCCTGTACCTGTTTTTGATAAGCTTGTATTGACGGGTTCGAAGATCTTGCATAAAGAGCCTAATTGTGTGTGTATTGATAGCGGGTTAGGGTTGGGTTCGGATTCGAAGGTGGTTGTTGTTGGTGATGTACATGGGCAGTTGCATGATGTGTTGTTCTTGTTGAGAGATGCGGGTTTTCCTTCTGATGATCGGTTCTTTGTGTTCAATGGGGATTATGTTGATAGAGGTGCTTGGGGTCTTGAGACCTTTCTTCTCTTGCTGGCTTGGAAG GTTCTTATGCCCAATAGGGTGTTTCTCCTTCGAGGAAATCACGAGTCAAAATACTGTACTTCTGTTTATGGTTTTGAAAAGGAAGTTCTGGCAAAGTATGCGGACAGTGGGAAACATGTCTATAGAAAATGTTTAGGATGCTTCGAAGGACTTCCTCTTGCCTCCATTATCGGTGGTAATGTCTATACTGCACATGGAGGTATTTTCCGCACTGTTGCTGTCACTCCAGCTAAAAGAGCTAAAGGGAAGAAGAACCGTAAAATAGTTTTGAATCCTGATGTAAGTGCTTTATCTCTTGGTTCTATGGAGGAGTTATTAAAAGCCAGGAGATCTGTCCTTGATCCTCCTTGGGAAGGTACAAATCTGATACCTGGTGATGTATTATGGTCAGACCCTTCAATGAAGAAGGGACTTTCCCCGAATAAAGAAAGAGGAATTGGTCTCTTATGGGGTCCGGATTGTACAGAAGATTTTTTGAAGAAGTTGAATTTAAAG TTGATTATAAGGTCACATGAAGGTCCAGATGCAAGGGAAAAGCGACCTGGACTTGAAGGAATGGATCAAGGGTACACTATAGATCATGATGTCGCATCCGGGAAATTGATTACAGTATTTAGTGCCCCAGACTATCCACAGTTTCAG GCAACCGAGGATAGGTACCGAAATAAAGGAGCATATATTATTTTGGAACCTCCTAATTTTGACATCCCTGTTTTTCGTAGTTTTGAAGCAGTTACTCCAAGACCAAAG GCAAATCCATTCTATGATTTTGAAGATTGCATTGATTCTGATGAAGAACTAGACTTGGCATCTATGGCTACATCGTAG
- the LOC132624867 gene encoding serine/threonine-protein phosphatase 7 isoform X2: MLSASEPPATAATPPPQSSEDDFFSSASLASTSATSSPSTSPPQPHPQIPVTWPDDGTLTLTWVNNLMLAFDWSSKNLSPEELPSVLPVPVFDKLVLTGSKILHKEPNCVCIDSGLGLGSDSKVVVVGDVHGQLHDVLFLLRDAGFPSDDRFFVFNGDYVDRGAWGLETFLLLLAWKVLMPNRVFLLRGNHESKYCTSVYGFEKEVLAKYADSGKHVYRKCLGCFEGLPLASIIGGNVYTAHGGIFRTVAVTPAKRAKGKKNRKIVLNPDVSALSLGSMEELLKARRSVLDPPWEGTNLIPGDVLWSDPSMKKGLSPNKERGIGLLWGPDCTEDFLKKLNLKLIIRSHEGPDAREKRPGLEGMDQGYTIDHDVASGKLITVFSAPDYPQFQANPFYDFEDCIDSDEELDLASMATS; encoded by the exons ATGCTATCAGCATCAGAACCACCGGCAACGGCCGCCACTCCACCGCCGCAATCCTCCGAAGACGACTTTTTCTCATCAGCATCGTTAGCATCAACGTCTGCCACGTCATCACCGTCCACGTCACCACCACAACCTCATCCCCAGATCCCAGTTACATGGCCTGATGACGGAACCCTAACCCTAACTTGGGTTAACAATCTAATGCTAGCATTTGATTGGTCATCTAAGAATCTATCTCCTGAAGAACTTCCATCTGTGTTGCCTGTACCTGTTTTTGATAAGCTTGTATTGACGGGTTCGAAGATCTTGCATAAAGAGCCTAATTGTGTGTGTATTGATAGCGGGTTAGGGTTGGGTTCGGATTCGAAGGTGGTTGTTGTTGGTGATGTACATGGGCAGTTGCATGATGTGTTGTTCTTGTTGAGAGATGCGGGTTTTCCTTCTGATGATCGGTTCTTTGTGTTCAATGGGGATTATGTTGATAGAGGTGCTTGGGGTCTTGAGACCTTTCTTCTCTTGCTGGCTTGGAAG GTTCTTATGCCCAATAGGGTGTTTCTCCTTCGAGGAAATCACGAGTCAAAATACTGTACTTCTGTTTATGGTTTTGAAAAGGAAGTTCTGGCAAAGTATGCGGACAGTGGGAAACATGTCTATAGAAAATGTTTAGGATGCTTCGAAGGACTTCCTCTTGCCTCCATTATCGGTGGTAATGTCTATACTGCACATGGAGGTATTTTCCGCACTGTTGCTGTCACTCCAGCTAAAAGAGCTAAAGGGAAGAAGAACCGTAAAATAGTTTTGAATCCTGATGTAAGTGCTTTATCTCTTGGTTCTATGGAGGAGTTATTAAAAGCCAGGAGATCTGTCCTTGATCCTCCTTGGGAAGGTACAAATCTGATACCTGGTGATGTATTATGGTCAGACCCTTCAATGAAGAAGGGACTTTCCCCGAATAAAGAAAGAGGAATTGGTCTCTTATGGGGTCCGGATTGTACAGAAGATTTTTTGAAGAAGTTGAATTTAAAG TTGATTATAAGGTCACATGAAGGTCCAGATGCAAGGGAAAAGCGACCTGGACTTGAAGGAATGGATCAAGGGTACACTATAGATCATGATGTCGCATCCGGGAAATTGATTACAGTATTTAGTGCCCCAGACTATCCACAGTTTCAG GCAAATCCATTCTATGATTTTGAAGATTGCATTGATTCTGATGAAGAACTAGACTTGGCATCTATGGCTACATCGTAG
- the LOC132624866 gene encoding protein transport protein SEC24 A, which translates to MGTEYPNRPTFPSRPASTPFGAPQSTTPFQSSRPVVGSDAAAFRPAPPTSSPTMSSPPSSSPMVGPGISTFRPMPPGMPNDAARPPPISAPPYGPTVAGPFPRFPAPQFPSTAQVPPPRGSVPGQPVVAASVRPVSGPFSTPPVAHHPQMQPPPVRMGSPPQGASTVQPSPNFHQAPMQSQFSSARATTQPSSPQAGSAFPAGRPGFQSAFPGYISQQPSGFTQAPPRQPVSFPSQPGSYVPPVPAASSPYLAQQGGYAAPPPVTSQRPGSMPPTSAMQGLVEDFSSFSIGSVPGSFDSGLDSKVLPRPIEVDLERNVLSEMYPMNCSSRFLRLTTSGIPNSQSLASRWHLSLGAVVCPLAEAPDGEEVPVVNFAPTGIIRCRRCRTYVNPYVTFTDSGRKWRCNICALLNEVPGEYFAHLDASGRRVDLDQRPELTKGSVEFIAPAEYMVRPPMPPLYFFLIDVSLTAVRSGMLEVLAQTIKNCLDSLPGYPRTQIGFITYDSTVHFYNMKSSLTQPQMMVMSDLEDVFVPLPDDLLVNLSESRTVVDAFLDSLPSMFQDNVNVESAFGPALRAAFMVMSQLGGKLLIFQSSLPSLGIGRLKLRGDDLRVYGTDKEHTLRVPEDPFYKQMAADFTKFQIAVNVYAFSDKYTDIATLGTLAKYTGGQVYYYPSFQASIHKDRLCHELTRDLTRETAWESVMRIRCGKGVRFTTYHGNFMLRSTDLIALPAVDCDKAYAMQLSLEETLLTSQTVFFQIALLYTSSSGERRIRVHTAAAPVVSDLGEMYRLADTGAIISVFTRLAIEKTLTSKLEEARNSIQLRIVKALREYRNLHAVQHRVAGRMIYPESLKYLPLYGLALCKSTALRGGYADVQLDERCVAGYTMMALPVKRLLKLLYPKLIRIDEYLLKKPSSPEESKDILKGVPLTAECVDPQGLYLYDDGFRFVIWFGRMLSPNMIQNLLGENFAADFSKVSLQGLDNEMSRELMRLLKKQRESDRSYYQLCHLVRQGEQPREGFFLLANLIEDPVGGSIGYQEWILQLHRQVQQN; encoded by the exons ATGGGCACCGAATATCCCAATCGACCAACCTTTCCCTCAAGGCCTGCTTCTACACCTTTTGGTGCTCCGCAGAGTACAACTCCTTTTCAATCATCTCGTCCAGTGGTTGGATCTGATGCTGCTGCTTTTCGGCCTGCTCCTCCTACTTCTTCTCCGACTATGTCGTCTCCTCCTTCATCTAGCCCCATGGTTGGACCAGGGATCTCTACTTTTAGACCGATGCCACCCGGTATGCCTAATGATGCAGCGAGGCCACCTCCAATATCAGCACCTCCATATGGGCCGACAGTCGCTGGCCCTTTCCCGCGTTTCCCAGCACCGCAGTTTCCTTCTACAGCTCAGGTACCACCTCCACGAGGTTCAGTGCCTGGGCAGCCTGTTGTAGCAGCCTCAGTTAGACCTGTTTCAGGCCCTTTCTCAACACCTCCTGTTGCCCATCATCCACAAATGCAACCTCCTCCAGTTCGGATGGGATCTCCTCCTCAAGGTGCAAGTACGGTGCAGCCTAGTCCAAATTTTCATCAGGCACCCATGCAGTCCCAGTTTTCTTCTGCTAGAGCAACCACACAGCCATCTTCTCCTCAAGCAGGTTCAGCTTTTCCTGCTGGTAGACCTGGATTTCAATCTGCTTTTCCTGGTTATATAAGTCAGCAACCTTCAGGGTTTACACAAGCTCCACCTAGACAACCAGTATCATTTCCTTCTCAGCCAGGCAGCTATGTTCCACCAGTGCCAGCAGCTTCTAGCCCCTATCTTGCTCAACAAGGAGGTTATGCAGCACCACCACCTGTAACATCTCAACGTCCAGGATCTATGCCTCCTACATCAGCTATGCAGGGTCTGGTGGAAGACTTCAGTTCCTTTTCTATTGGGTCTGTTCCCGGATCATTTGATTCTGGCCTTGACTCTAAGGTTTTACCTAGACCAATTGAAGTTGATCTTGAGCGGAACGTTTTGTCTGAGATGTATCCCATGAACTGTAGTTCAAGATTTTTGAGGCTGACAACTAGTGGCATACCAAATTCTCAGTCTTTGGCTTCAAGGTGGCACTTATCTCTTGGAGCAGTTGTTTGTCCTCTCGCCGAGGCACCTGATGGG GAAGAAGTTCCTGTAGTTAATTTTGCCCCAACTGGTATCATCCGCTGTAGAAGATGTCGCACTTACGTAAATCCTTACGTGACATTCACTGACAGTGGAAGAAAGTGGAGATGTAACATATGTGCATTGCTTAATGAAG TTCCTGGTGAATATTTCGCCCATTTGGATGCCAGTGGCAGAAGAGTCGACTTGGATCAAAGGCCTGAACTTACCAAAGGTAGCGTGGAGTTTATTGCTCCAGCTGAGTATATGGTCCGGCCTCCAATGCCTCCCCTGTACTTTTTTCTCATCGATGTATCTTTGACTGCTGTGAGAAGTGGAATGCTTGAG GTTTTAGCACAAACAATCAAAAACTGTTTGGACAGCTTGCCTGGATATCCGAGAACACAGATCGGGTTTATAACTTATGACAGTACAGTACACTTTTATAACATGAAG TCATCCTTGACTCAACCTCAGATGATGGTCATGTCAGATCTCGAAGATGTATTTGTGCCATTGCCAGATGATCTCCTTGTCAACTTGTCAGAATCAAGAACTGTGGTAGATGCATTTCTAGATAGCCTTCCTTCAATGTTTCAGGATAATGTAAATGTGGAATCAGCTTTTGGTCCAGCTCTTAGAGCAGCCTTCATGGTTATG AGCCAACTTGGCGGTAAATTACTGATCTTTCAAAGCAGTCTTCCATCACTTGGTATTGGCCGCTTAAAACTGCGAGGAGACGATCTTCGTGTTTATGGAACTGATAAAGAACATACATTGAGAGTACCCGAAGATCCTTTTTATAAACAGATGGCTGCTGATTTCACCAAGTTTCAGATAGCAGTTAATGTATATGCTTTCAGCGACAAATATACTGACATAGCTACATTAG GGACACTGGCTAAGTATACAGGTGGTCAGGTATACTACTATCCAAGTTTTCAAGCTTCCATTCATAAAGATAGATTGTGTCACGAGTTAACCCGAGATCTTACAAGGGAGACTGCTTGGGAGTCTGTCATGCGTATAAGATGTGGAAAAG GTGTTCGTTTTACAACTTATCATGGGAACTTCATGCTGAGGTCCACTGATCTAATAGCACTTCCTGCTGTCGACTGTGATAAAGCATATGCAATGCAGTTATCCCTTGAAGAAACACTACTCACTTCCCAGACAGTATTTTTCCAAATTGCTCTACT ATACACATCATCTTCTGGAGAAAGGCGCATTAGGGTACACACAGCAGCAGCACCTGTTGTTTCAGATTTAGGAGAAATGTATCGCCTGGCTGATACTGGTGCCATCATTTCTGTTTTTACCAGGCTTG CCATTGAGAAAACTCTGACCTCCAAATTAGAAGAGGCTCGAAATTCTATTCAACTCAGGATTGTGAAAGCTCTTAGAGAATATCGAAATCTCCATGCTGTTCAACACCGTGTGGCTGGAAGGATGATATATCCAGAATCTTTGAAGTACTTGCCATTATATGGATTAGCTTTATGCAAATCAACAGCCCTCCGCGGTGGATATGCTGATGTTCAGCTTGATGAACGATGCGTTGCTGGATATACCATGATGGCTTTGCCAGTTAAAAGATTGTTGAAGCTTCTATATCCTAAGTTGATCCGTATAGATGAATATCTTCTAAAA AAACCATCTTCACCTGAGGAGTCTAAAGACATCTTGAAAGGGGTTCCACTTACAGCAGAGTGCGTAGATCCCCAGGGTCTCTATCTCTACGATGATGGTTTCCGGTTTGTCATCTGGTTTGGTAGAATGCTTTCTCCTAATATGATACAGAATTTGCTCGGAGAAAACTTCGCTGCTGATTTCTCCAAG GTTTCACTTCAAGGGCTAGATAATGAAATGTCAAGAGAACTGATGAGATTGCTTAAAAAGCAAAGGGAGAGCGACAGATCATACTATCAACTATGCCATCTTGTGAGGCAAGGCGAACAGCCTAGAGAAGGCTTCTTCTTGCTTGCAAATCTAATTGAGGACCCAGTTGGTGGTTCTATTGGTTATCAGGAGTGGATTCTGCAATTACACCGACAAGTTCAGCAAAATTAA
- the LOC132622859 gene encoding protein PIN-LIKES 3-like — MKPHVYIWVERINLKMLFAPSTIATIVGILIGVVPLLRKLMIGNEAPLHAIHSSASLLGEATIPAVILIVRANLLRGLKKSEIGMWVVIGVQVVRYVALPLCGIVVVKAARRFGLVGSDPLYHFVLLLQYALPSAMTIGTITQLFGVGESECSLIMLWNYLVASIALTIWTSYYMWFLS, encoded by the exons ATGAAACCACATGTCTATATCTGGGTAGAAAGGATCAATTTGAAAATGCTATTTGCACCTTCAACTATTGCGACG ATTGTTGGAATCTTGATTGGTGTAGTGCCATTGTTAAGAAAGCTGATGATCGGAAATGAAGCTCCATTGCACGCAATTCATAGCTCTGCATCTCTGCTAGG AGAGGCTACAATACCAGCTGTGATATTGATAGTTAGAGCAAATCTTCTTAGAG GTCTTAAAAAATCAGAAATTGGTATGTGGGTTGTAATAGGAGTTCAGGTAGTGAGGTATGTTGCCTTGCCATTATGTGGCATTGTTGTTGTGAAAGCTGCACGTCGTTTTGGGTTGGTGGGATCAGATCCCTTGTACCACTTTGTTCTTCTATTGCAATATGCACTCCCTTCTGCAATGACTATAG GTACAATTACACAGTTGTTTGGAGTTGGGGAAAGTGAATGCTCACTGATCATGCTATGGAATTATTTAGTGGCATCAATTGCTCTTACAATCTGGACGAGTTACTACATGTGGTTTTTGTCTTGA